A segment of the Methanocella sp. genome:
TCGTGATATCCTGGCGAATTACATGGTGAAAAAGGCGGACGGGGCAGGCTATGTCGATGTAATGGACGGCATCGGGCGCAAGACGCTCGTCTATGGCGAGAACATGCTGTTGACCGAATTCCGGCTGGATGGAGGAAAAACGCTTTCAATGCATAAACACCCGCAGGAGCAGACCGGCTATCTCGTGTCAGGCCACATCATTTTGACAATTGGCGGTAAGCCGCACGATATGAGGCCCGGCGACAGCTGGTCCATTCCCGGGAACGTAGAGCATGGGGCCGAGGTCGTCGAGGATTCCGTCGCAATAGAAGTC
Coding sequences within it:
- a CDS encoding cupin domain-containing protein → MVKKADGAGYVDVMDGIGRKTLVYGENMLLTEFRLDGGKTLSMHKHPQEQTGYLVSGHIILTIGGKPHDMRPGDSWSIPGNVEHGAEVVEDSVAIEVFSPVREDYKP